One genomic segment of Hemibagrus wyckioides isolate EC202008001 linkage group LG08, SWU_Hwy_1.0, whole genome shotgun sequence includes these proteins:
- the tgfb5 gene encoding transforming growth factor beta-2 proprotein has translation MWFINIALIILKLSVSAEGFSTCHSYDLDDHKSKRIEAVRGQILSKLRIRSPPDPTATPQPESVPFEVMLLYNSTKDLLKERARHAESACERESSEEDYYAKEVQRVDMLPQRADSNAINTVPQSPYFRVVKFDVTNVDRNSSTLVKAEFRIYRVQNTQARATEQRVEIYQIMKSEDITGSPHRYIDSRTLQPRAKAAWISVDVTETVKEWMAYKEKNFGLMLSVHCPCCTFVPSTNNIVPNKSEELEARFTGVDDDLIRPNRRPGVTKGAIEFSTKTPHLILTLLPTDRLENPNKKNRKKRAAADAATCSRNADQSCCLRSLYIDFRRDLNWKWIHEPKGYKANFCAGNCPYLWSADNHYNMILPLYNKMNPEASASPCCVPQDLEPLTIVYFLGRTPRVEQLSNMVVKSCKCR, from the exons atGTGGTTCATCAATATCGCGCTGATTATCCTGAAGTTATCAGTTTCGGCTGAGGGATTTTCGACGTGCCATTCTTATGATTTGGACGATCACAAGTCGAAGAGGATAGAGGCAGTGCGCGGGCAAATCCTGAGCAAACTACGCATCCGATCACCACCCGACCCCACAGCAACCCCACAGCCGGAGTCGGTGCCCTTCGAGGTCATGCTGCTTTATAACAGCACCAAGGATCTGCTGAAGGAGCGCGCGCGCCACGCCGAGTCCGCTTGCGAGCGCGAGAGCAGCGAGGAAGATTACTATGCCAAGGAGGTGCAGCGAGTGGACATGCTTCCTCAGCGCGCTGACTCCA ATGCGATAAACACGGTGCCTCAGAGTCCATACTTCAGAGTGGTGAAGTTTGACGTCACCAATGTAGACAGGAATTCTAGCACTCTTGTCAAGGCAGAGTTTCGCATATACAGGGTGCAGAACACACAAGCGCGAGCCACGGAGCAGCGAGTGGAAATATACCAG ATTATGAAATCTGAGGACATTACAGGTTCCCCTCATAGGTATATAGATTCCAGAACTTTACAGCCACGGGCCAAGGCGGCATGGATCTCTGTTGACGTCACTGAGACCGTGAAAGAGTGGATGGCTTATAAAG AGAAGAACTTTGGACTGATGCTCAGTGTTCATTGTCCATGCTGCACATTTGTTCCATCCACAAACAATATTGTGCCCAACAAAAGTGAGGAGTTGGAAGCTCGCTTTACAG gtgttgatgatgacCTGATTCGCCCTAACAGGAGGCCAGGTGTGACTAAAGGCGCGATAGAGTTCAGTACTAAAACACCACATCTCATATTGACCCTGCTGCCCACAGACCGCTTGGAAAACCCTAACAAAAAGAACCGCAAGAAGAGGGCAGCCGCTGACGCTGCGACATGCTCCAG GAATGCAGATCAGAGCTGTTGTTTAAGGTCACTGTACATCGACTTCCGTCGGGACCTAAACTGGAAATGGATCCATGAACCAAAAGGATACAAAGCAAATTTCTGTGCTGGCAACTGCCCCTACTTGTGGAGTGCAGACAATCACTATAATAtg ATTTTGCCactttataataaaatgaatccCGAGGCCTCGGCGTCTCCCTGCTGTGTGCCTCAGGACCTGGAGCCTCTCACTATCGTTTATTTCCTCGGTCGGACTCCACGGGTGGAGCAGCTTTCAAACATGGTGGTCAAATCCTGCAAATGCCGCTGA
- the kcnk4a gene encoding potassium channel subfamily K member 2 isoform X3 — translation MRCSTLLTILAAVLLYLVIGALVFGWLEASKEKQAYEKLHESRRFFLNTHNCVQESSLSDFTQTVVTAIEAGVDTRSTNFTSRWDLANAFFFCGTIITTIGFGNLSPKTEAGQLFCIFYALVGIPMFGILLAGVGDHLGTMLRRAIAKIEALFREVENWTLLEAGYFVVITLTTVGFGDYVAENRKNDNPIYKPLVWLWIVFGLAYFASILTMIGNWLRMLSKKTRAEMEELRAHATDWTQNIQNMSMDFRIPVPLDLNDPFQLQRRRRRKRRRGAHHRHPKLTVDGLPHGVSLEANSIRENGHLFVNLPDSRYNSASDTRLHTNYEMRPGSCLTSGQSSRPMSHSELRSDSKPGSGSTSGSTSRSVSGSDSISETPSDSWSQSEWNSQGSGSGDEPERKQESENDNADASLPPPSPTPSSAAGPSLLDFFGENLAYIDESSDTLSDRVKVSGAGSNRPRRPKKRSMRRQLPSMSPLGLQRAYSSELHPPSYPPTPPPLKD, via the exons ATGCGCTGCTCGACGCTGCTGACGATCCTGGCAGCTGTGCTGCTGTATCTGGTGATAGGAGCATTGGTGTTCGGCTGGTTGGAGGCTTCCAAAGAGAAACAGGCTTATGAAAAGCTGCATGAATCTCGGCGCTTTTTCCTGAACACGCACAACTGTGTTCAAGAGAGCAGTCTTAGCGATTTCACTCAG ACAGTAGTTACTGCGATTGAAGCTGGTGTGGATACCAGAAGCACTAATTTCACCAGCAGATGGGATCTAGCCAATGCTTTCTTCTTCTGTGggaccatcatcaccaccattg GTTTTGGAAACCTTTCCCCGAAGACAGAGGCAGGCCAGCTGTTTTGTATATTCTATGCACTGGTGGGGATCCCCATGTTTGGCATCCTGTTAGCTGGAGTCGGAGATCATTTGGGCACTATGCTCAGGAGGGCAATTGCAAAGATAGAGGCTCTGTTCCGG GAAGTGGAAAACTGGACACTTCTGGAGGCAGGATACTTTGTAGTAATCACACTGACAACTGTGGGATTTGGTGACTATGTAGCAG AGAACCGGAAAAATGACAATCCTATCTACAAGCCCCTGGTGTGGTTATGGATCGTGTTTGGCTTGGCCTACTTTGCCTCCATCCTCACTATGATAGGCAACTGGCTCCGAATGCTCTCCAAGAAAACCAGGGCAGAG ATGGAGGAGCTACGAGCACATGCTACAGATTGGACCCAGAATATCCAGAACATGTCTATGGACTTTCGCATCCCTGTCCCTTTGGACCTTAATGATCCTTTCCAGCTCCAGCGAAGGCGTAGAAGGAAACGCCGGCGTGGCGCGCACCATCGACACCCAAAGCTCACTGTGGACGGACTTCCTCATGGAGTTTCTCTGGAGGCTAATTCCATTAGGGAAAATGGCCATCTGTTTGTGAACTTGCCTGATTCCCGGTATAACAGTGCATCAGACACCAG ATTACATACGAATTATGAGATGAGACCTGGATCTTGCTTAACATCAGGACAAAGCTCAAGGCCTATGTCACACTCTGAATTGAGGTCTGATTCCAAGCCTGGTTCCGGATCCACGTCCGGATCCACGTCCAGATCGGTATCAGGATCGGACTCCATATCTGAGACACCATCGGACTCCTGGTCCCAGTCAGAGTGGAACTCGCAGGGGTCTGGGTCAGGAGATGAGCCTGAGAGAAAGCAGGAAAGTGAAAATGATAATGCCGATGCGAGTCTTCCACCTCCTTCTCCTACTCCTTCTTCTGCTGCTGGACCCTCTCTCTTGGACTTCTTTGGTGAGAACTTGGCCTACATCGACGAGTCGTCGGACACACTAAGTGACCGCGTCAAAGTGTCTGGGGCTGGTTCAAACCGGCCTCGCAGGCCCAAGAAAAGAAGCATGAGAAGGCAACTTCCATCTATGAGTCCGTTAGGACTACAGAGAGCATACAGCAGTGAACTTCATCCACCATCATAtccaccaacacctccaccacTAAAAGACTGA
- the kcnk4a gene encoding potassium channel subfamily K member 4 isoform X2, protein MRCSTLLTILAAVLLYLVIGALVFGWLEASKEKQAYEKLHESRRFFLNTHNCVQESSLSDFTQTVVTAIEAGVDTRSTNFTSRWDLANAFFFCGTIITTIGFGNLSPKTEAGQLFCIFYALVGIPMFGILLAGVGDHLGTMLRRAIAKIEALFRKKVKHTSVRIISAVFSILIGCLIFIALPTVVFQEVENWTLLEAGYFVVITLTTVGFGDYVAENRKNDNPIYKPLVWLWIVFGLAYFASILTMIGNWLRMLSKKTRAEMEELRAHATDWTQNIQNMSMDFRIPVPLDLNDPFQLQRRRRRKRRRGAHHRHPKLTVDGLPHGVSLEANSIRENGHLFVNLPDSRYNSASDTRLHTNYEMRPGSCLTSGQSSRPMSHSELRSDSKPGSGSTSGSTSRSVSGSDSISETPSDSWSQSEWNSQGSGSGDEPERKQESENDNADASLPPPSPTPSSAAGPSLLDFFGENLAYIDESSDTLSDRVKVSGAGSNRPRRPKKRSMRRQLPSMSPLGLQRAYSSELHPPSYPPTPPPLKD, encoded by the exons ATGCGCTGCTCGACGCTGCTGACGATCCTGGCAGCTGTGCTGCTGTATCTGGTGATAGGAGCATTGGTGTTCGGCTGGTTGGAGGCTTCCAAAGAGAAACAGGCTTATGAAAAGCTGCATGAATCTCGGCGCTTTTTCCTGAACACGCACAACTGTGTTCAAGAGAGCAGTCTTAGCGATTTCACTCAG ACAGTAGTTACTGCGATTGAAGCTGGTGTGGATACCAGAAGCACTAATTTCACCAGCAGATGGGATCTAGCCAATGCTTTCTTCTTCTGTGggaccatcatcaccaccattg GTTTTGGAAACCTTTCCCCGAAGACAGAGGCAGGCCAGCTGTTTTGTATATTCTATGCACTGGTGGGGATCCCCATGTTTGGCATCCTGTTAGCTGGAGTCGGAGATCATTTGGGCACTATGCTCAGGAGGGCAATTGCAAAGATAGAGGCTCTGTTCCGG AAGAAGGTGAAACACACCAGCGTACGGATCATATCTGCAGtgttctccattctgattggctgcttgATCTTCATTGCCTTACCCACCGTGGTATTTCAGGAAGTGGAAAACTGGACACTTCTGGAGGCAGGATACTTTGTAGTAATCACACTGACAACTGTGGGATTTGGTGACTATGTAGCAG AGAACCGGAAAAATGACAATCCTATCTACAAGCCCCTGGTGTGGTTATGGATCGTGTTTGGCTTGGCCTACTTTGCCTCCATCCTCACTATGATAGGCAACTGGCTCCGAATGCTCTCCAAGAAAACCAGGGCAGAG ATGGAGGAGCTACGAGCACATGCTACAGATTGGACCCAGAATATCCAGAACATGTCTATGGACTTTCGCATCCCTGTCCCTTTGGACCTTAATGATCCTTTCCAGCTCCAGCGAAGGCGTAGAAGGAAACGCCGGCGTGGCGCGCACCATCGACACCCAAAGCTCACTGTGGACGGACTTCCTCATGGAGTTTCTCTGGAGGCTAATTCCATTAGGGAAAATGGCCATCTGTTTGTGAACTTGCCTGATTCCCGGTATAACAGTGCATCAGACACCAG ATTACATACGAATTATGAGATGAGACCTGGATCTTGCTTAACATCAGGACAAAGCTCAAGGCCTATGTCACACTCTGAATTGAGGTCTGATTCCAAGCCTGGTTCCGGATCCACGTCCGGATCCACGTCCAGATCGGTATCAGGATCGGACTCCATATCTGAGACACCATCGGACTCCTGGTCCCAGTCAGAGTGGAACTCGCAGGGGTCTGGGTCAGGAGATGAGCCTGAGAGAAAGCAGGAAAGTGAAAATGATAATGCCGATGCGAGTCTTCCACCTCCTTCTCCTACTCCTTCTTCTGCTGCTGGACCCTCTCTCTTGGACTTCTTTGGTGAGAACTTGGCCTACATCGACGAGTCGTCGGACACACTAAGTGACCGCGTCAAAGTGTCTGGGGCTGGTTCAAACCGGCCTCGCAGGCCCAAGAAAAGAAGCATGAGAAGGCAACTTCCATCTATGAGTCCGTTAGGACTACAGAGAGCATACAGCAGTGAACTTCATCCACCATCATAtccaccaacacctccaccacTAAAAGACTGA
- the kcnk4a gene encoding potassium channel subfamily K member 4 isoform X1: protein MRCSTLLTILAAVLLYLVIGALVFGWLEASKEKQAYEKLHESRRFFLNTHNCVQESSLSDFTQTVVTAIEAGVDTRSTNFTSRWDLANAFFFCGTIITTIGFGNLSPKTEAGQLFCIFYALVGIPMFGILLAGVGDHLGTMLRRAIAKIEALFRQKKVKHTSVRIISAVFSILIGCLIFIALPTVVFQEVENWTLLEAGYFVVITLTTVGFGDYVAENRKNDNPIYKPLVWLWIVFGLAYFASILTMIGNWLRMLSKKTRAEMEELRAHATDWTQNIQNMSMDFRIPVPLDLNDPFQLQRRRRRKRRRGAHHRHPKLTVDGLPHGVSLEANSIRENGHLFVNLPDSRYNSASDTRLHTNYEMRPGSCLTSGQSSRPMSHSELRSDSKPGSGSTSGSTSRSVSGSDSISETPSDSWSQSEWNSQGSGSGDEPERKQESENDNADASLPPPSPTPSSAAGPSLLDFFGENLAYIDESSDTLSDRVKVSGAGSNRPRRPKKRSMRRQLPSMSPLGLQRAYSSELHPPSYPPTPPPLKD, encoded by the exons ATGCGCTGCTCGACGCTGCTGACGATCCTGGCAGCTGTGCTGCTGTATCTGGTGATAGGAGCATTGGTGTTCGGCTGGTTGGAGGCTTCCAAAGAGAAACAGGCTTATGAAAAGCTGCATGAATCTCGGCGCTTTTTCCTGAACACGCACAACTGTGTTCAAGAGAGCAGTCTTAGCGATTTCACTCAG ACAGTAGTTACTGCGATTGAAGCTGGTGTGGATACCAGAAGCACTAATTTCACCAGCAGATGGGATCTAGCCAATGCTTTCTTCTTCTGTGggaccatcatcaccaccattg GTTTTGGAAACCTTTCCCCGAAGACAGAGGCAGGCCAGCTGTTTTGTATATTCTATGCACTGGTGGGGATCCCCATGTTTGGCATCCTGTTAGCTGGAGTCGGAGATCATTTGGGCACTATGCTCAGGAGGGCAATTGCAAAGATAGAGGCTCTGTTCCGG CAGAAGAAGGTGAAACACACCAGCGTACGGATCATATCTGCAGtgttctccattctgattggctgcttgATCTTCATTGCCTTACCCACCGTGGTATTTCAGGAAGTGGAAAACTGGACACTTCTGGAGGCAGGATACTTTGTAGTAATCACACTGACAACTGTGGGATTTGGTGACTATGTAGCAG AGAACCGGAAAAATGACAATCCTATCTACAAGCCCCTGGTGTGGTTATGGATCGTGTTTGGCTTGGCCTACTTTGCCTCCATCCTCACTATGATAGGCAACTGGCTCCGAATGCTCTCCAAGAAAACCAGGGCAGAG ATGGAGGAGCTACGAGCACATGCTACAGATTGGACCCAGAATATCCAGAACATGTCTATGGACTTTCGCATCCCTGTCCCTTTGGACCTTAATGATCCTTTCCAGCTCCAGCGAAGGCGTAGAAGGAAACGCCGGCGTGGCGCGCACCATCGACACCCAAAGCTCACTGTGGACGGACTTCCTCATGGAGTTTCTCTGGAGGCTAATTCCATTAGGGAAAATGGCCATCTGTTTGTGAACTTGCCTGATTCCCGGTATAACAGTGCATCAGACACCAG ATTACATACGAATTATGAGATGAGACCTGGATCTTGCTTAACATCAGGACAAAGCTCAAGGCCTATGTCACACTCTGAATTGAGGTCTGATTCCAAGCCTGGTTCCGGATCCACGTCCGGATCCACGTCCAGATCGGTATCAGGATCGGACTCCATATCTGAGACACCATCGGACTCCTGGTCCCAGTCAGAGTGGAACTCGCAGGGGTCTGGGTCAGGAGATGAGCCTGAGAGAAAGCAGGAAAGTGAAAATGATAATGCCGATGCGAGTCTTCCACCTCCTTCTCCTACTCCTTCTTCTGCTGCTGGACCCTCTCTCTTGGACTTCTTTGGTGAGAACTTGGCCTACATCGACGAGTCGTCGGACACACTAAGTGACCGCGTCAAAGTGTCTGGGGCTGGTTCAAACCGGCCTCGCAGGCCCAAGAAAAGAAGCATGAGAAGGCAACTTCCATCTATGAGTCCGTTAGGACTACAGAGAGCATACAGCAGTGAACTTCATCCACCATCATAtccaccaacacctccaccacTAAAAGACTGA